In a single window of the Zea mays cultivar B73 chromosome 5, Zm-B73-REFERENCE-NAM-5.0, whole genome shotgun sequence genome:
- the LOC100281940 gene encoding uncharacterized protein LOC100281940 translates to MTPHLPAVSSSSTTTTSRAAAAAAAPPSSPHQYRRRRRRRVPGCLRPRAASVRCCAAAAPAPQAAVPAAARAEATTRVFVVSDLHTDYPENMEWVRRLPAEVGAGKGEGVDALVVAGDVAETRDNFARTMEMLRDGFAAVFYVPGNHDLWLRREGGRYMDSLEKLTALLDACSELGVDTGPRTIGDLGIIPLFSWYHKSFDKEKDVSSVRVPSLEMACKDFHACQWPSDLTNDDEALALYFDKLNDKNHDATEEVKSSSKQILTFSHFVPRQELCPEKRMLYYPYLPKVIGSDFLERRLRDIHSNRKDGGACHVFGHTHFCWDSVVDEIRYVQAPLAYPRERKRRMNGEGWLPFCVYRDGFNPEIYPALWSDYYNKNKREPENTQLAPWVASHFARYHKFH, encoded by the exons ATGACGCCGCATCTGCccgccgtctcctcctcctccacgACGACCAcatcccgcgccgccgccgccgctgccgcgccTCCGTCCTCGCCGCATCAGTACcggaggcggaggcggcgccGGGTGCCGGGCTGCCTCCGCCCGCGCGCCGCGTCCGTCCGCTGCTgcgccgcggcggcgcccgcgccGCAGGCAGCGGTGCCCGCGGCCGCGCGGGCCGAGGCAACCACGCGGGTCTTCGTCGTGTCCGACCTGCACACGGACTACCCggagaacatggagtgggtgcgcCGCCTGCCCGCCGAGGTCGGGGCGGGCAAGGGGGAAGGCGTCGACGCGCTCGTCGTCGCGGGCGACGTGGCCGAGACAAGGGACAACTTCGCGCGCACCATGGAGATGCTCAGGGATGGATTCGCCGCCGTCTTCTACGTGCCGGGGAACCACGACCTCTGGCTGCGCCGCGAGGGCGGCCGCTAC ATGGATTCGCTGGAGAAACTGACTGCATTGCTTGATGCGTGTAGTGAGCTGGGTGTGGATACAGGCCCAAGAACGATAGGTGACTTGGGAATCATACCATTGTTCTCATGGTATCACAAG AGCTTTGACAAGGAGAAGGATGTTAGCAGTGTGCGTGTTCCGTCGCTAGAAATG GCTTGTAAAGACTTTCATGCTTGCCAATGGCCTTCAGACCTGACAAATGATGATGAGGCTCTTGCTCTTTactttgacaagttgaatgacaaGAATCATGATGCTACTGAAGAAGTGAAAAGTAGCAGCAAACAGATATTAACATTTTCACACTTCGTACCAAG GCAAGAGTTGTGTCCAGAGAAACGTATGCTTTATTACCCATACCTTCCTAAGGTAATTGGATCTGATTTTTTGGAAAGGAGGCTGAGAGATATACACAGCAACAGAAAAGACGGAGGAGCTTGCCATGTTTTTGGGCACACTCATTTCTGTTGGGATTCCGTGGTTGATGAGATCAG GTATGTGCAAGCCCCTCTGGCATACCCCCGAGAAAGAAAACGTCGGATGAACGGCGAAGGTTGGCTGCCATTTTGTGTATACCGTGACGGTTTCAACCCAGAAATATATCCGGCATTGTGGTCAGACTACTACAACAAGAACAAAAGGGAACCCGAGAACACTCAGCTCGCGCCTTGGGTTGCCAGCCATTTCGCGAGGTACCACAAGTTCCACTGA